In Coleofasciculus sp. FACHB-1120, one genomic interval encodes:
- a CDS encoding type IV pilin-like G/H family protein, with the protein MNYRLINLFKLANLPVNSKLITSSLLIAINGILVTGILGTSANTPAKPAPAAAPAKPAPATTTASQQFVGQWQAKDPESGELVTFIFAPEGKLFIVFPTSDGPPVAVGIKYKVNSQPKPGQLDLVFSQKESILSIFEFIDRGKLRLELEGRQAGQPRPNAFTPKATIFEKISDSATLPKDAKVIELENAQSQVSEDSQLPKPQTEAKLYIAMVNKAQQAYYQQKGKFATNTEDLGLGGEPASIYYNYRLVSPGKDAQSVMIAAQAKNAEIHSYTGAVFASKRNGEATTLVAVCETQRPSTSPPAMPKPPQSGSSAVQCPSGSRLLQ; encoded by the coding sequence ACATCTAGCTTATTAATTGCAATCAACGGCATCCTGGTGACAGGTATCTTAGGGACATCGGCAAATACCCCAGCCAAACCCGCACCCGCTGCGGCTCCAGCCAAACCTGCACCTGCAACAACCACCGCTTCCCAGCAATTTGTAGGGCAATGGCAAGCCAAAGACCCCGAATCTGGGGAGCTAGTCACATTTATATTTGCCCCAGAGGGAAAATTATTCATTGTATTTCCCACGTCCGATGGCCCTCCGGTTGCCGTTGGAATTAAGTACAAGGTCAATTCCCAGCCTAAACCGGGACAACTTGACCTGGTTTTTAGCCAAAAAGAGAGCATCCTGAGCATTTTTGAGTTTATCGATCGCGGTAAACTACGCTTGGAATTAGAGGGACGGCAAGCTGGACAACCCAGACCCAATGCTTTTACCCCTAAGGCAACGATATTTGAAAAAATTTCCGATAGCGCGACATTACCTAAAGACGCCAAAGTAATTGAGCTGGAAAATGCACAGAGTCAGGTGTCCGAAGATTCGCAGCTCCCAAAACCGCAAACGGAAGCCAAATTGTACATCGCGATGGTAAACAAAGCGCAACAGGCTTATTATCAGCAAAAAGGCAAATTTGCCACAAACACTGAAGATTTAGGTCTAGGAGGCGAACCAGCCAGCATCTATTACAACTATCGTCTGGTATCACCAGGAAAGGACGCCCAAAGCGTGATGATCGCCGCCCAAGCCAAGAATGCTGAAATTCATAGCTACACGGGTGCAGTATTTGCCAGCAAAAGGAACGGTGAAGCCACCACCCTCGTAGCGGTTTGCGAAACCCAGCGCCCCTCAACCTCACCTCCGGCGATGCCGAAACCGCCTCAAAGTGGCTCATCAGCAGTTCAATGTCCATCGGGTTCGCGTCTGTTACAGTAA